A portion of the Cryptomeria japonica chromosome 5, Sugi_1.0, whole genome shotgun sequence genome contains these proteins:
- the LOC131069172 gene encoding urea-proton symporter DUR3 has product MATHSCPPSGLNAKYYVGNNGECMRQSSFFQGQPVLNQGVGYSVILGFGAFFAVFTSFLVWLERRYVGSRHTSEWFNTAGRNVKTGLIASVIVSQWTWAATILQSSNVAWEYGVSGPFWYASGATIQVLLFGIMAIEIKRKAPYAHTVCEIVRARWGSAAHVVFLAFCFLTNIIVTAMLLLGGSAVVNALTGVNIYAASFLIPLGVIVYTIAGGLKATFLASYIHSVIVHIVLVVFVYLVYTSSSELGSPKIVYEKILMVASKSRSCIEPLSHEGQACGPVSGNHGGSYLTMLSSGGLVFGIINIVGNFGTVFVDNGYWVSAIAARPSSTHKGYLLGGLVWFAVPFSLATSLGLGALALDLPLTASEASHGLVPPATAIALMGKGGAVLLLTMLFMAVTSAGSSELIAVSSLCTYDIYRTYVNPKADGKQILKVSRAVVLVFGCLMGVLAVVLNKAGISLGWMYLAMGVLIGSAVMPIAFLLLWRKANAVGAISGTIGGCIFGITTWLSVTSIEYGRVNLDTTGRNAPMLAGNLVSILSGGLIHAVCSFLWPQNYDWETTKCITMVEMDKTDLPAEEFKDERLRRAKIWIVKWGMGFTVVIVVLWPILSLPAKVFSSGYFTFWAIISIAWGSIASLVIIILPLIESRETIGMVLLGMLTNDSVVERLEEINSRLKALMQAMPEAERLYLLEKGRIKKEEAMDATNDDNASPNHV; this is encoded by the exons ATGGCTACTCACAGCTGCCCGCCAAGTGGACTCAATGCAAAATATTATGTTGGTAATAATGGAGAGTGTATGAGACAGAGTAGCTTTTTTCAAGGCCAACCAGTGCTAAATCAAGGCGTCGGGTACTCTGTAATACTGGGGTTtggtgccttctttgctgttttcACTTCATTCCTG GTATGGTTAGAACGGCGCTATGTTGGATCTCGACATACATCTGAATGGTTTAACACAGCTGGTAGAAATGTCAAAACAGGGCTCATAGCCAGTGTAATTGTATCCCAG TGGACATGGGCTGCAACTATTTTACAGAGTTCAAATGTTGCTTGGGAATATGGAGTCAGTGGGCCTTTTTGGTATGCAAGCGGTGCTACAATTCAG GTTCTCTTGTTCGGAATTATGGCTATTGAAATCAAAAGAAAGGCTCCCTATGCGCACACTGTTTGTGAGATTGTACGCGCTAG ATGGGGCTCTGCTGCACACGTTGTCTTCCTAGCATTTTGTTTTCTGACAAACATCATTGTGACAGCAATGCTACTGCTGGGCGGTTCTGCTGTTGTAAATGCTCTGACTGGTGTAAACATATATGCTGCTAGCTTTCTGATTCCACTTGGTGTCATCGTTTACACAATTGCAGGAGGACTGAAAGCTACTTTTTTAGCTAGCTATATACATTCAGTTATTG TTCACATAGTTTTGGTGGTATTTGTATATTTAGTGTATACATCAAGTTCTGAGCTGGGGAGTCCAAAGATTGTGTATGAAAAAATTCTTATGGTTGCAAGCAAATCAAGAAGCTGCATAGAACCATTGTCACACGAAGGGCAGGCATGTGGTCCTGTAAGCGGGAATCATGGAGGTTCATACCTCACCATGTTGAGTTCTGGGGGCCTTGTTTTTGGCATCATAAATATTGTCGGCAACTTTGGTACCGTCTTTGTGGACAAT GGATATTGGGTCAGTGCTATAGCAGCACGGCCATCCTCCACCCACAAAGGTTACTTGCTCGGAGGTCTTGTTTGGTTTGCTGTTCCATTTTCACTGGCAACATCATTGGGCCTTGGTGCTTTAGCTCTTGATCTACCGTTGACAGCAAGTGAGGCTAGCCATGGACTGGTACCACCTGCTACAGCAATTGCTCTCATGGGAAAGGGTGGTGCTGTATTGCTTCTTACAATGTTATTCAT GGCGGTGACATCTGCTGGTTCCTCGGAGCTCATTGCAGTGTCTTCACTATGCACTTATGACATCTACCGAACTTATGTCAATCCCAAAGCCGATGGGAAGCAGATCCTCAAAGTCTCCAGGGCAGTGGTTCTCGTGTTTGGATGCCTTATGGGTGTCCTGGCAGTGGTGCTGAACAAGGCTGGAATCTCTTTGGGATGGATGTACTTAGCAATGGGGGTGCTAATTGGTTCAGCTGTAATGCCCATAGCTTTCCTACTCCTATGGAGAAAAGCCAATGCAGTGGGAGCAATATCAGGAACAATAGGAGGCTGTATATTCGGAATAACTACATGGCTTTCTGTGACAAGTATAGAATATGGAAGGGTAAATCTTGACACAACAGGAAGGAATGCACCCATGCTTGCTGGGAACCTGGTGTCGATACTATCAGGTGGTCTAATTCATGCAGTCTGTAGTTTTCTTTGGCCCCAAAACTATGACTGGGAAACAACCAAATGCATTACCATGGTGGAGATGGATAAGACAGACTTACCTGCAGAAGAATTCAAGGACGAAAGGCTGAGGAGAGCCAAAATATGGATTGTCAAGTGGGGCATGGGATTTACTGTTGTAATTGTGGTTTTGTGGCCCATTCTTTCTCTCCCAGCTAAGGTTTTCAGCTCTGGGTACTTCACATTCTGGGCTATCATATCCATTGCTTGGGGTAGTATTGCTTCCCTGGTCATTATCATACTTCCTTTGATTGAAAGCAGGGAGACTATTGGCATGGTGCTGTTGGGCATGCTTACAAATGACAGTGTTGTGGAAAGGCTCGAGGAAATAAATTCCAGACTCAAAGCACTAATGCAAGCAATGCCTGAAGCAGAGAGACTGTATTTGCTAGAAAAGGGAAGGATCAAGAAAGAAGAAGCAATGGATGCAACCAATGATGATAATGCAAGTCCAAACCATGTCTGA